The nucleotide sequence CCGTTGCCTTGGTCTACTTGATCGGCGTTGTCAGCGTACCCAGTCGCTCGATTTCCAGTTCGATCGTATCCCCCGGCTGGAGCCAGCCGCCCGTCGCTTCCGGGCCGAGCTCCAGGATACAGCCCGTACCGCACGTCCCGCTGCCGATGATATCCCCCCGATACAGCGTCACGTCGCGCGACCCGCGCTCCAGAAGCTTTGTGAAGTCGTAGTGCATGTCCTTCGTGTTGGCTTTGGAGACCGGCTTGCCGTTCTTCCGCGCCGACATGCTCAGATCCCAGCACCCCGGCTTCACCCGGCGGTCGGACAGCTCGTCCAGCGTTACGACCCACGGGCCAAGCGAACTGGCAAAGTCCTTGCCCTTGGCCGGACCGAGCATGCACTTCATTTCCTCGCGCTGCAGATCGCGCGCCGAAAAATCGTTGAGCACGGTCAGGCCGAAGATCGCCTTCTCCGCCGCCTCCCCGGAAACGTCCGCCACGTCCGCACCGATGATGCATGCGACCTCGAGCTCGAAGTCCAGCTCTTTCGTCGACTCGGGCTTCTTGACCGGCTCCATGTGCCCCTTCATCGACGTCGGATTCGAGAAATAGAACACGGGAATCTCGTACCACGTCGGGATCATCTCCTGACCACGACGGGCACGGGCGGCCTTCACGTGCTGCTCGAAGGCATAGAAATCCCGGAAGGTCCGCGCATCCGGCACCGGTGGCAGCCAGCGCGTCACCTCGGAAAGCGGAACGGGCTTGCTCTTGGTCGCCGCCGCCAGATCCATCAGGCCCTTGCCCCC is from Phycisphaerae bacterium and encodes:
- a CDS encoding fumarylacetoacetate hydrolase family protein encodes the protein MRFCVVELKGQSGPKLAVGVGDGLVALDTRPSLRRALDDLGGKGLMDLAAATKSKPVPLSEVTRWLPPVPDARTFRDFYAFEQHVKAARARRGQEMIPTWYEIPVFYFSNPTSMKGHMEPVKKPESTKELDFELEVACIIGADVADVSGEAAEKAIFGLTVLNDFSARDLQREEMKCMLGPAKGKDFASSLGPWVVTLDELSDRRVKPGCWDLSMSARKNGKPVSKANTKDMHYDFTKLLERGSRDVTLYRGDIIGSGTCGTGCILELGPEATGGWLQPGDTIELEIERLGTLTTPIK